Part of the Acidimicrobiia bacterium genome, CGCCTTCTCGGTAGACGGGACGCGGCGCTGCACGTCGTACTCGAACGGTTCGTCGCACTCGTAGCGGAACGGCGTGTCACCCTTGATGCGGCGCCAGATGCGCTCCGCGAGGTCGAGCACCGTCGTGGACTGCCGGGTGGAGAGGTTGAAATCGTCGTTCAGCGCGGCGGGGTGCTCCATCGCGGTGACGATGCCGCGCGCGAGATCGCCCGCATAGGTGTAGTGACGGATCTGGTTGCCGTCGCCGAGGATGCGGAGCGGATCCTGGCCCTTCACGATCTTCTGCACCAGGTCCGGCACTACGTGGCTCATGGCCAGCTTCACGTTGCCACTCAGCACCTCCGCCTCCCCACGGGCGCGCACCTCGCCGGTCCCGACGCAGTTGAACGGGCGCACGATCGTGTACGGCAGGCCGTGCTGTTGGTGCGCGGCGCGTGCGAAGTACTCCACCGCGAGCTTCTGGAATCCGTACGACGATCCGGGGGGCGGGATCTCGAGCTCCTGGCCCTCGTACGACGGCCACGACGCGGCCGACTCGAACACCATCGACGAGCTGATGAACGTGACCTTCTGCAAACGAGT contains:
- a CDS encoding NAD-dependent epimerase/dehydratase family protein, with the translated sequence EVLTALARDADHLIAGAAMIGGIAYFHAYAYDLLATNERIIASTCDAAIAAHRHTRLQKVTFISSSMVFESAASWPSYEGQELEIPPPGSSYGFQKLAVEYFARAAHQQHGLPYTIVRPFNCVGTGEVRARGEAEVLSGNVKLAMSHVVPDLVQKIVKGQDPLRILGDGNQIRHYTYAGDLARGIVTAMEHPAALNDDFNLSTRQSTTVLDLAERIWRRIKGDTPFRYECDEPFEYDVQRRVPSTEKARDVLGFEATTSLDDMLDEVVPWVVDAVDRGLI